In Candidatus Tectomicrobia bacterium, a genomic segment contains:
- the selB gene encoding selenocysteine-specific translation elongation factor, translating into MKHIVIGTAGHIDHGKTSLVRALTGIDTDRLKEEKERGITIELGFAHLDLEGERFGIVDVPGHERFVKNMLAGAAGIDLVMLIVAADEGVMPQTREHLAICRLLGVKAGLIALTKRDLVDPEWIELVEQDLREFVRGTFLEGQPVVPVSSATGEGLDELRAALREVAASAAEKSGQGLFRLPIDRVFTIRGFGVVVTGTLFSGTVRVGERVEVFPRGFEARVRGLEVHGAQVQEASAGLRTAVNLQGVERAQILRGDVLGRPGELKPTYMIDVHLQHLADAPRPLKTRGRVRFHAGTAEAMGRVALIGKDALEPGESGFAQLRLEEPVALLPRDRFVIRSYSPVVTIGGGEVLDVAPRKHRRLRASSQELLEGLRAGDESERLRILLAEAGAAGADVKGLTGRLTLTPQEIREGIRAQAKAGRLRIVEPESGLALTAEHFQGVQGAVEGFLAAYHKANPLRPGAPREEVRGKAGGATERVFDAALAALISGGKVKEENALLRLASHKVQLGEELGKLKEKIAGVFHAAGFQPPALEDAMAAAGAPAAAGRQALQVLVNEGTLVRMKDAVVYHRARLDEAQARLEERLREKGEITAAEFRDLLGITRKHAIPLLEYFDTARVTLRVGDKRVLRQR; encoded by the coding sequence ATGAAGCACATCGTCATCGGCACGGCCGGCCACATCGACCACGGCAAGACCTCCCTGGTGCGGGCGCTGACCGGGATCGACACCGACCGGCTGAAGGAAGAGAAAGAACGCGGCATCACCATCGAGCTGGGCTTCGCCCACCTCGACCTCGAGGGCGAGCGCTTCGGCATCGTGGACGTGCCGGGCCACGAGCGCTTCGTCAAGAACATGCTGGCCGGAGCCGCCGGGATCGACCTCGTCATGCTCATCGTGGCGGCGGACGAGGGGGTGATGCCCCAGACCCGGGAGCACTTGGCCATCTGCCGCCTCCTCGGCGTCAAGGCGGGCCTCATCGCCCTGACCAAGCGCGACCTCGTGGACCCGGAGTGGATCGAGCTGGTCGAGCAGGACCTGCGCGAGTTCGTGCGGGGCACCTTCCTGGAGGGCCAGCCCGTCGTCCCCGTCTCCTCCGCGACCGGCGAGGGGCTGGACGAGCTGCGGGCCGCCCTGCGGGAGGTCGCCGCCTCCGCCGCAGAGAAGAGCGGCCAGGGGCTCTTCCGGCTGCCCATCGACCGGGTCTTCACCATCCGGGGCTTCGGCGTGGTGGTGACGGGCACCCTCTTCAGCGGGACCGTCCGGGTCGGGGAGCGGGTGGAGGTCTTCCCCCGTGGCTTCGAGGCGCGGGTGCGGGGCCTCGAGGTCCACGGCGCCCAGGTCCAGGAGGCCTCGGCGGGGCTGCGCACGGCGGTGAACCTGCAGGGCGTGGAGCGCGCGCAGATTCTCCGGGGAGACGTGCTCGGCCGCCCGGGCGAGCTCAAGCCGACCTACATGATCGACGTCCACCTCCAGCACCTGGCCGACGCCCCCCGGCCCCTCAAGACGCGGGGGCGGGTGCGCTTCCACGCGGGGACGGCCGAGGCGATGGGCCGCGTCGCCCTCATCGGGAAGGACGCCCTCGAGCCCGGCGAGAGCGGCTTCGCCCAGCTCCGCCTGGAGGAGCCGGTGGCGCTCCTCCCGAGGGACCGCTTCGTCATCCGCAGCTACTCCCCGGTCGTCACCATCGGGGGGGGCGAGGTGCTCGACGTCGCGCCCCGCAAGCACCGCCGCCTCCGGGCCTCCTCCCAGGAGCTGCTGGAGGGGCTCCGGGCGGGGGACGAGAGCGAGCGCCTGCGCATCCTCCTCGCCGAGGCGGGGGCGGCCGGGGCCGACGTGAAGGGACTGACCGGCCGCCTCACCCTGACGCCCCAGGAGATCCGCGAGGGCATCCGGGCCCAGGCCAAGGCGGGCCGGCTGCGCATCGTGGAGCCGGAGTCGGGGCTGGCCCTGACGGCGGAGCACTTCCAGGGCGTCCAGGGGGCCGTGGAGGGCTTCCTGGCCGCCTACCACAAGGCGAACCCCCTGCGGCCGGGCGCCCCGCGCGAGGAGGTGCGGGGCAAGGCCGGGGGCGCCACCGAGCGGGTGTTCGACGCCGCCCTGGCGGCGCTGATCTCGGGCGGGAAAGTGAAGGAGGAAAACGCCCTCCTCCGCCTCGCCTCCCACAAGGTGCAGCTCGGGGAGGAGCTGGGGAAGCTCAAGGAGAAGATCGCCGGGGTCTTCCACGCGGCCGGCTTCCAGCCTCCCGCGCTGGAGGACGCCATGGCCGCCGCGGGCGCCCCGGCCGCGGCGGGCCGGCAGGCGCTCCAGGTGCTGGTGAACGAGGGGACGCTCGTGCGGATGAAGGACGCCGTCGTCTACCACCGGGCGCGGCTCGACGAGGCGCAGGCCCGGCTCGAGGAGCGCCTGCGCGAGAAGGGGGAGATCACGGCGGCCGAGTTCCGCGATCTCCTGGGCATCACGCGGAAGCACGCCATCCCGCTGCTCGAATACTTCGACACGGCGCGCGTCACCCTGCGGGTGGGCGACAAGCGGGTGCTGCGCCAGCGCTGA
- a CDS encoding cytochrome c, which yields MRSALPVFLPALGLGCVLALAPARPAPAHHTNVIQYVFQRVGTAQAGPYEVVLTASRPKAPAGTALTPEEEHKLLGKATHRFQAEVLSASPVPPLRVRLGFAGEEWSREFALERQPGADPVFAANVALGPKGKYAVEAVLEEAASAGRSYRASFSFDFSYEGLKEVMRALRQSMDRLGRETLTLGLDGEIVPPAKHAEIRKLAARFREMAPLAVDFRQGARQELYAAEGGKLAAAAQKVEAAAAKGDFTALAARLAEARAACESCHRIFQEADAAGKAPQSPPKGP from the coding sequence ATGCGAAGCGCCCTCCCCGTTTTCCTGCCCGCCCTGGGCCTGGGGTGCGTTCTGGCACTGGCGCCCGCCCGTCCCGCCCCGGCACACCACACCAACGTAATCCAGTACGTCTTCCAGCGGGTGGGCACGGCCCAGGCCGGCCCCTACGAGGTCGTCCTCACCGCCAGCCGCCCCAAGGCCCCGGCCGGCACGGCGCTCACCCCGGAGGAAGAACACAAGCTCTTGGGGAAGGCCACCCACCGCTTCCAGGCCGAGGTCCTGTCGGCCTCGCCCGTCCCTCCTCTCCGGGTCCGCCTCGGGTTCGCCGGGGAGGAGTGGTCCCGGGAGTTCGCGCTGGAGCGCCAGCCGGGCGCCGACCCCGTCTTCGCCGCCAACGTGGCGCTGGGCCCGAAGGGGAAGTACGCCGTGGAGGCCGTCCTCGAGGAGGCGGCGTCCGCCGGCCGGAGCTACCGGGCCTCCTTCTCCTTCGACTTCAGCTACGAGGGCCTGAAGGAGGTCATGCGGGCCCTGCGGCAGAGCATGGACCGCCTGGGGCGCGAAACCCTGACGCTGGGCCTGGACGGGGAGATCGTCCCCCCCGCCAAGCACGCCGAGATCCGGAAGCTGGCGGCGCGCTTCCGGGAGATGGCGCCCCTGGCCGTGGACTTCCGGCAGGGGGCCCGTCAGGAGCTTTACGCAGCCGAGGGCGGGAAGCTCGCGGCCGCCGCCCAGAAGGTCGAGGCCGCCGCCGCAAAGGGGGATTTCACCGCCCTCGCCGCCCGCCTCGCGGAGGCCCGGGCCGCCTGCGAGAGCTGCCACCGGATATTCCAGGAAGCCGACGCGGCCGGGAAGGCGCCTCAATCCCCCCCGAAGGGGCCCTGA
- a CDS encoding aminotransferase class V-fold PLP-dependent enzyme, producing the protein MKLTPDVIRRMRAQMPALRRQIYVNWGGSGPSPLPVLREVDRVLKREAALGPFHPKVREEGRALFAALRKEVAELMAAGEDEIAFADNTTSGVNLAAAGIEWRLGDEVIVSDLEHPGGYLPWLVWRDRRRVKVRLLPTGASDKELLGRLDSLLRPQTRAVCMSHVAWLTGRRLPLKEIALRCRKVGALLVVDGAQSVGQMPVDAPALGADVYTLSGQKWLMGPQGTGAVFVKKGLQRRIREAAAGYRSAKEKALPTLTYLPHESAARFEVATVSPALFAGLRAAVARCLQAGPAAIEARVASLAGRLLEILRSDEGVEVLSPAGPAQSGLVSFRVRGVKAEEAVNALLGRHKVVLRSVDADPPAIRASIHYLNTEAEAERIGGAVLKLARRRKRKR; encoded by the coding sequence ATGAAGCTCACACCGGACGTGATTCGCAGGATGCGGGCCCAGATGCCCGCCCTGCGGCGGCAGATCTACGTCAACTGGGGCGGGAGCGGGCCCTCCCCGCTCCCGGTGCTCCGGGAGGTGGACCGCGTCCTCAAGCGGGAGGCGGCCCTGGGGCCCTTCCACCCCAAGGTGCGCGAGGAGGGGCGCGCCCTCTTCGCCGCGCTGCGGAAGGAGGTGGCCGAGCTCATGGCCGCCGGCGAGGACGAGATCGCCTTCGCCGACAACACCACCTCGGGGGTGAACCTTGCGGCGGCGGGGATCGAATGGCGGCTCGGGGACGAGGTCATCGTGAGCGACCTCGAGCACCCCGGCGGCTACCTGCCCTGGCTCGTCTGGCGCGACCGGCGGCGGGTGAAGGTGCGCCTCCTGCCCACGGGGGCGAGCGACAAGGAGCTGCTCGGGCGGCTGGACTCCCTGCTGCGGCCCCAGACGCGGGCGGTCTGCATGAGCCACGTCGCCTGGCTCACGGGCCGGCGGCTGCCCCTCAAGGAGATCGCCCTGCGCTGCCGCAAGGTGGGCGCCCTGCTGGTGGTGGACGGCGCCCAGTCGGTGGGCCAGATGCCGGTGGACGCGCCCGCCCTCGGGGCGGACGTCTACACGCTGTCGGGCCAGAAGTGGCTCATGGGGCCGCAGGGCACGGGGGCGGTCTTCGTGAAGAAAGGCCTCCAGCGCCGCATCCGGGAAGCCGCGGCGGGCTACCGCTCGGCCAAGGAGAAGGCCCTCCCGACCCTCACCTATCTCCCCCACGAGAGCGCCGCCCGCTTCGAGGTGGCCACGGTGAGTCCCGCTCTCTTCGCGGGGCTGCGCGCGGCCGTGGCCCGCTGCCTCCAGGCCGGCCCCGCCGCCATCGAAGCCCGCGTGGCCTCCCTCGCGGGGAGGCTGCTCGAGATCCTCCGCTCGGACGAGGGGGTGGAGGTGCTCTCCCCGGCCGGGCCGGCGCAGTCGGGCCTCGTGAGCTTCCGGGTGCGGGGGGTGAAGGCGGAGGAGGCGGTGAACGCCCTCCTCGGGCGGCACAAGGTGGTGCTCCGCTCGGTGGACGCGGACCCTCCGGCCATCCGGGCCTCCATCCACTATCTCAACACCGAGGCGGAGGCCGAGCGCATCGGCGGGGCCGTTCTCAAGCTGGCGCGGAGGAGGAAGCGGAAGCGCTAG
- a CDS encoding gamma-glutamyl-gamma-aminobutyrate hydrolase family protein, protein MSRPRIGITCDINQREFPDEPRMRDRHYLMDAYIQAVLKSGGVPLLLPAVTEEADALAFLDGIDALIISGGGHDIRPETYGEKRLPHCGPLNPKREEFELAVCRGALSCDMPILGICGGMQVINVATGGTLVQDISAEVRGALPHRPGRGATYTFHPIEILPSFLEETLGGGPHLVNSHHHQSVKEVGPGMRVTARSADGVIEAIECASCRFVMGVQWHPESMSAYGLGDSVSAEHLFARLLDEARDYALEAGAYQSESL, encoded by the coding sequence ATGTCCCGCCCCCGAATCGGCATCACCTGCGACATCAACCAGCGCGAGTTCCCCGACGAGCCCCGCATGAGGGATCGGCACTATCTGATGGATGCCTACATCCAGGCGGTGCTGAAGTCGGGAGGAGTTCCGCTGCTGCTTCCCGCGGTGACGGAGGAGGCCGACGCCCTGGCCTTCCTCGACGGCATCGACGCGCTCATCATCTCGGGCGGCGGGCACGACATCCGCCCGGAAACCTATGGCGAGAAGCGCCTGCCGCACTGCGGCCCGCTCAACCCCAAGCGCGAGGAGTTCGAGCTGGCCGTCTGCCGCGGGGCGCTCAGCTGCGACATGCCCATCCTGGGCATCTGCGGCGGGATGCAGGTGATCAACGTGGCCACCGGCGGCACCCTCGTGCAGGACATCTCCGCCGAGGTCCGGGGCGCGCTGCCGCACCGGCCCGGGAGGGGGGCCACCTACACCTTCCATCCGATCGAGATCCTCCCCTCCTTCCTGGAGGAGACCCTGGGCGGGGGGCCGCACCTGGTGAACAGCCACCACCACCAGAGCGTGAAGGAAGTCGGCCCCGGGATGCGCGTCACGGCCCGCAGCGCGGACGGCGTCATCGAGGCCATCGAGTGCGCCTCGTGCCGCTTCGTGATGGGCGTGCAATGGCACCCGGAGTCCATGTCGGCCTACGGCCTGGGGGACAGCGTCTCGGCCGAGCACCTCTTCGCCCGCCTGCTGGACGAGGCGAGGGACTACGCCCTCGAGGCCGGGGCGTACCAGAGCGAGAGCCTCTAG
- a CDS encoding heme-dependent peroxidase, giving the protein MPETLEGWAVLHHIFRVRWAAVNRLPPEERHLVLSEAAAHLEGIARPAEGESAAFSLLGHKGDLLVLHFRRTLDALNEAELGLRRLRLMEYLEEATSYLSFLELGLYEMTVKLDAELRGAGLKPDSKEWKEAWKDRMDKEAQRMRERLYMPIPKDRYLCFYPMNKHRGEHKNWYAVPMEERQRMMRDHGLVGRKYAGRVQQIITGSIGFDDWEWGVYLFARDPLVFKKLVYEMRFDEASVWYGEFGPFYAGIRIHPREIHQLFAGRVPAL; this is encoded by the coding sequence GTGCCCGAGACCCTCGAGGGCTGGGCCGTCCTCCACCACATCTTCCGGGTGCGCTGGGCCGCCGTGAACCGGCTCCCGCCGGAGGAGCGCCACCTGGTGCTCTCCGAGGCGGCCGCCCACCTGGAGGGCATCGCCAGGCCCGCCGAGGGCGAGAGCGCCGCGTTCAGCCTCCTGGGCCACAAGGGGGACCTCCTCGTCCTCCACTTCCGCCGCACCCTGGACGCGCTCAACGAGGCCGAGCTCGGCCTGCGCCGCCTCCGGCTCATGGAGTACCTCGAGGAGGCCACCTCCTATCTGTCGTTTCTCGAGCTCGGGCTCTACGAGATGACGGTGAAGCTCGACGCCGAGCTGCGGGGGGCGGGCCTGAAGCCCGACTCCAAGGAGTGGAAGGAGGCGTGGAAGGACCGGATGGACAAGGAGGCCCAGCGCATGCGCGAGCGGCTCTACATGCCCATCCCCAAGGACCGCTACCTCTGCTTCTACCCGATGAACAAGCACCGGGGCGAGCACAAGAACTGGTACGCCGTCCCCATGGAGGAGCGGCAGCGGATGATGCGCGACCACGGCCTCGTGGGGCGCAAGTACGCGGGCCGGGTGCAGCAGATCATCACCGGGAGCATCGGCTTCGACGACTGGGAGTGGGGCGTCTACCTCTTCGCGCGCGATCCCCTCGTGTTCAAGAAGCTCGTGTACGAGATGCGCTTCGACGAGGCGAGCGTCTGGTACGGCGAGTTCGGCCCCTTCTACGCCGGGATCCGCATCCACCCGCGGGAGATCCACCAGCTCTTCGCGGGCCGCGTCCCGGCCCTCTAG
- the arfB gene encoding aminoacyl-tRNA hydrolase, with amino-acid sequence MPTPDRVLTDAKRLSVSPRLSIPLSEFEITYARSGGPGGQNVNKVETKAVLRWRVTESPSLPGEVRERFLARYGGRVTKEGDLVLQSQRFRSRERNARDCLEKLAEMIRRVAAPPKPRRKTRATAASKERRLRGKKERSAVKRGRGRVREE; translated from the coding sequence ATGCCAACTCCTGATCGAGTCCTTACCGACGCCAAGCGCCTCTCCGTCTCCCCCCGCCTCTCCATCCCCCTCTCGGAGTTCGAGATCACCTACGCCCGGAGCGGGGGCCCGGGCGGCCAGAACGTGAACAAGGTGGAGACGAAAGCTGTGCTCCGCTGGCGGGTGACGGAGTCGCCCAGCCTGCCGGGGGAGGTGCGCGAGCGCTTTCTCGCGCGCTACGGGGGGCGGGTGACGAAGGAGGGGGACCTCGTCCTCCAGTCCCAGCGCTTCCGCAGCCGGGAGCGCAACGCGCGGGACTGCCTCGAGAAGCTCGCGGAGATGATCCGGAGGGTCGCCGCGCCGCCCAAGCCCCGCAGGAAGACCCGGGCGACCGCCGCCTCCAAGGAGCGCCGCCTGCGCGGGAAGAAGGAACGCTCGGCCGTCAAGCGGGGCCGGGGGCGGGTGCGGGAGGAGTGA
- the ychF gene encoding redox-regulated ATPase YchF, translating to MKIGIIGLPASGKTTLFNALTGGAARTGAYGGGQLHVGVAQVTDPRVDALAAIFKPKKKTYATVDFADVPGLGSEEGGGAKRGADAIPASLQGADALLLVVRAFGDPGVPHPKGSVDPARDLADVRLDLVLRDMAVAERRLERLERSVALKKDPAEAAELAALKRVQAALDEGRPVSSVDLTEDEAHRLRGFGFLSGKPLLVAVNAGEEDIAKPASALGVAEEGAVVLCARLEEELAQLPEAEKADFLSGYGLERPARDRVVRASFALLGLICFLTVGEDEVRSWPIRRGDAALRAAGSIHSDLERGFIRAEVVSYEDFMKAGSIAAAREKGALRLEGKDYAVKDGDILNIRFNV from the coding sequence TTGAAAATCGGCATCATCGGCCTGCCCGCGAGCGGAAAGACCACCCTCTTCAACGCGCTGACCGGCGGAGCGGCCCGCACCGGCGCCTACGGCGGCGGGCAGCTTCACGTGGGCGTGGCCCAGGTGACGGACCCGCGGGTGGACGCCCTCGCCGCCATCTTCAAGCCCAAGAAGAAAACCTACGCCACGGTCGACTTCGCCGACGTGCCCGGCCTGGGCTCCGAGGAGGGCGGGGGCGCCAAGCGCGGCGCGGACGCCATCCCGGCCTCCCTGCAGGGCGCGGACGCCCTGCTCCTCGTGGTGCGCGCCTTCGGCGATCCCGGCGTCCCTCACCCCAAGGGGAGCGTGGACCCGGCGCGGGACCTGGCGGATGTCCGGCTCGACCTCGTCCTGCGCGACATGGCCGTGGCGGAGCGGCGGCTCGAGCGCCTCGAGCGGAGCGTGGCCCTCAAGAAGGACCCCGCCGAGGCGGCCGAGCTGGCGGCGCTCAAGCGCGTCCAGGCCGCCCTGGACGAGGGACGGCCCGTCTCCTCGGTGGACCTCACGGAGGACGAGGCCCACCGCCTGCGCGGCTTCGGCTTCCTCTCCGGCAAGCCCCTGCTCGTGGCCGTGAACGCGGGAGAGGAGGACATCGCGAAGCCCGCCTCCGCGCTGGGGGTGGCGGAGGAGGGCGCCGTCGTGCTGTGCGCGCGGCTCGAGGAGGAGCTCGCCCAGCTCCCCGAGGCCGAGAAGGCGGACTTCCTCTCGGGCTACGGCCTCGAGCGCCCGGCGCGCGACCGGGTGGTGAGGGCCTCCTTCGCGCTCCTGGGCCTCATCTGCTTCCTGACCGTGGGGGAGGACGAGGTGCGCTCCTGGCCCATCCGCCGCGGGGACGCCGCTCTCAGGGCCGCGGGCAGCATCCACTCCGATCTCGAGCGCGGCTTCATCCGGGCCGAGGTCGTCTCCTACGAGGACTTCATGAAGGCGGGTTCGATCGCGGCGGCCCGCGAAAAGGGCGCGCTCCGCCTCGAGGGGAAGGACTACGCCGTCAAGGACGGCGACATCCTCAACATCCGCTTCAACGTCTGA
- a CDS encoding L-seryl-tRNA(Sec) selenium transferase, translated as MTPPANPAESGPLLRHLPSVDELVGELRREGGEGPSDAALADAARRAIEDRRRRLRGEKPSGSANDGGEGLRESLRREILREAQALLRADRRPRLGPLINATGIPLHTNLGRAPLSEAACEALLAVARNYSNLEFDLESGSRGRRGDAVEDLLRRLTGAEGAVVVNNNAAAVMFALRLMAEGREAIVSRGELIEIGGSFRIPDIMAQSGARLVEVGTTNKTRIEDYARAIGPQTALLFKAHTSNFRIVGFTEEVPRERLSALGRERGVPVLEDLGSGCLVPVPGLPEEPMVAASIEAGVEVVTFSGDKLLGGPQAGIAVGRAEWIDQMRKHPMMRILRPGKLTLAALEATLRACLDPGAALRELPALRLLAEAPESVGRRARALMEAAGPEACRRLNAREAETEGMVGGGAMPTASLPSRAVALAPEGLSADAVEERLRRGDPPVVARIQGDRVLLDLRCVREDEVPLLARALRALAGA; from the coding sequence ATGACCCCCCCCGCGAATCCAGCCGAATCCGGCCCGCTCCTCCGGCATCTGCCCTCGGTGGATGAGCTCGTCGGCGAGCTGCGCCGGGAGGGGGGCGAGGGGCCCTCCGACGCGGCCCTGGCCGATGCGGCCCGCAGGGCCATCGAGGACCGCCGCCGCCGCCTGCGCGGGGAAAAGCCCTCCGGGAGCGCCAACGACGGCGGCGAGGGGCTGCGCGAGTCCCTCCGCCGGGAGATTCTCCGGGAGGCTCAGGCCCTCCTCCGGGCGGACCGGCGCCCGCGCCTGGGCCCCCTCATCAACGCGACCGGCATCCCGCTCCACACCAACCTGGGCCGCGCCCCCCTGAGCGAGGCCGCCTGCGAGGCGCTCCTCGCCGTCGCCCGGAACTACTCCAACCTGGAGTTCGACCTCGAGAGCGGGAGCCGCGGCCGGCGCGGCGACGCGGTGGAGGACCTCCTGCGCCGGCTCACGGGGGCGGAGGGCGCGGTGGTGGTGAACAACAACGCCGCCGCCGTCATGTTCGCGCTGCGCCTCATGGCCGAGGGGCGCGAGGCGATCGTCTCGCGCGGGGAGCTCATCGAGATCGGCGGCTCCTTCCGCATCCCGGACATCATGGCCCAGAGCGGCGCCCGGCTCGTCGAGGTGGGGACGACCAACAAGACCCGCATCGAGGACTACGCCCGGGCCATCGGCCCCCAGACCGCGCTTCTCTTCAAGGCCCACACGAGCAACTTCCGCATCGTGGGCTTCACCGAGGAGGTGCCGCGCGAACGGCTGTCCGCCCTGGGCCGGGAGCGGGGCGTCCCGGTGCTGGAGGACCTGGGGAGCGGCTGCCTGGTGCCCGTCCCGGGGCTTCCGGAAGAGCCCATGGTGGCGGCCTCGATCGAGGCGGGGGTGGAGGTCGTCACCTTCTCGGGCGACAAGCTCCTGGGCGGCCCCCAGGCGGGAATCGCCGTGGGCAGGGCCGAATGGATCGATCAGATGAGGAAGCACCCGATGATGCGCATCCTCCGCCCCGGCAAGCTCACCCTCGCCGCCCTGGAGGCCACGCTGCGCGCCTGCCTCGACCCCGGGGCGGCGCTCCGCGAGCTGCCCGCCCTGCGGCTGCTGGCCGAGGCGCCGGAGAGCGTCGGCCGGCGCGCGCGGGCATTGATGGAGGCGGCGGGCCCGGAGGCGTGCCGGAGGCTGAACGCCCGGGAGGCCGAGACCGAGGGGATGGTGGGCGGGGGGGCGATGCCCACGGCTTCGCTCCCGAGCCGGGCGGTGGCGCTCGCCCCCGAGGGCCTCTCGGCGGACGCGGTGGAGGAGCGCCTGCGCCGCGGCGACCCGCCCGTCGTCGCGCGCATCCAGGGGGACCGCGTCCTGCTCGACCTGCGGTGCGTGCGGGAGGACGAAGTCCCCCTCCTGGCCCGGGCCCTCCGGGCCCTGGCCGGGGCCTGA
- a CDS encoding alpha/beta fold hydrolase, translating into MPVVRSGGVDIDYEVVNPGGKGIPVFLISGLGGARAAWAAQAADFSQGRPLVLHDHRGTGKSGKPKGAYSVRLMAEDVLAVMDALRIPRAHLVGSSTGGAINQALCIDHPDRVQSAAIVSSWPRSDAFFKRQFAMRKKVLLELGWEAYTKLSAVTLNSPKFLNDHLEEFEKKEAEAIRAAPPAEVMAERIDCIMAHDEWDRLGRIKAPVLVLVARDDATTPLYYSEQLARLIPGAELRVFEEGGHLLYVPKAREFNACVLDFIRRHEPRMSASGGS; encoded by the coding sequence ATGCCCGTTGTGCGGTCCGGCGGCGTGGACATCGACTACGAGGTCGTGAACCCCGGCGGCAAGGGGATCCCCGTCTTCCTCATCAGCGGGCTCGGCGGGGCGCGAGCGGCCTGGGCGGCCCAGGCCGCGGATTTCAGCCAGGGGCGCCCGCTCGTCCTCCACGACCACCGCGGCACCGGCAAGAGCGGAAAGCCCAAGGGGGCCTACAGCGTCCGCCTCATGGCGGAGGACGTGCTCGCCGTCATGGACGCGCTCCGGATCCCCAGGGCCCACCTCGTCGGCAGCTCGACCGGGGGCGCGATCAACCAGGCGCTCTGCATCGATCACCCGGACCGGGTGCAGAGCGCGGCCATCGTGAGCTCCTGGCCCCGGAGCGACGCCTTCTTCAAGCGCCAGTTCGCGATGCGCAAGAAGGTGCTGCTCGAACTGGGCTGGGAGGCCTACACCAAGCTCTCGGCCGTCACCCTGAACAGCCCGAAGTTCCTCAACGACCACCTCGAGGAGTTCGAGAAGAAAGAGGCGGAGGCCATCCGCGCGGCGCCGCCCGCCGAGGTCATGGCCGAGCGGATCGACTGCATCATGGCCCACGACGAGTGGGACCGCCTGGGGCGGATCAAGGCGCCCGTGCTCGTCCTCGTGGCCCGGGACGACGCCACCACGCCGCTCTACTACTCGGAGCAGCTCGCCCGGCTCATCCCGGGGGCGGAGCTCCGCGTGTTCGAGGAGGGCGGGCACCTCCTCTACGTCCCCAAGGCGCGGGAGTTCAACGCCTGCGTCCTCGACTTCATCCGGCGCCACGAGCCCAGGATGTCCGCCAGCGGCGGCTCATGA
- a CDS encoding CoA transferase: MARLLEGLKVVDASQFNAGPIVSLYLAGFGADVIKAERPGGEDSRAIGPFRAGESSYFMSLNRGKRSLTLNLKHPSGLAAFKRLARWADVVIENLAPGVMDRLGAGWEALRAENPRLVYGAVSGFGQTGPHARRPAFDSLLQAAGGLISVTGPAGGPPVRMGVSAVDIATGLFLLSGVLGALWRRERTGEGCRVDASMLGAAVNLMENPIARHSFTGEVPGPEGLSHPVVSPFSGYRTKDGLIFVAISNTNRFRVLCQALGRADLADDPRFRENKDRAANGPALREILEGILLARTTAEWEDFLIPRGVPVNAINDVAQAKERFPEAFAEVHHPAAGPALLPASPLAFGGELPDFSRPAPRLGEHTEEVLALLGYSPAEIARMREEGAV; the protein is encoded by the coding sequence ATGGCCCGCCTCCTCGAAGGCCTTAAGGTCGTCGACGCCAGCCAGTTCAACGCGGGCCCCATCGTCTCGCTCTATCTCGCCGGCTTCGGCGCCGACGTGATCAAGGCCGAGCGCCCCGGCGGGGAGGACAGCCGCGCCATCGGCCCCTTCCGCGCGGGCGAGAGCAGCTACTTCATGAGCCTGAACCGCGGCAAGCGCTCCCTCACCCTGAACCTCAAGCACCCCTCCGGCCTCGCCGCCTTCAAGCGCCTCGCCCGCTGGGCCGACGTGGTGATCGAGAACCTGGCGCCCGGCGTCATGGACCGCCTCGGGGCGGGCTGGGAGGCCCTGCGCGCCGAGAACCCCCGCCTCGTCTACGGCGCCGTCTCGGGCTTCGGCCAGACGGGCCCCCACGCCCGGCGCCCCGCCTTCGACAGCCTGCTCCAGGCGGCGGGGGGCCTCATCAGCGTCACCGGCCCGGCCGGAGGCCCCCCGGTCCGGATGGGCGTCTCGGCCGTGGACATCGCGACGGGCCTCTTCCTCCTCTCGGGCGTCCTCGGGGCGCTCTGGCGCCGCGAGCGCACCGGGGAGGGCTGCCGGGTGGACGCCTCCATGCTGGGCGCCGCCGTCAACCTCATGGAAAATCCAATCGCCCGCCACAGCTTCACCGGCGAGGTCCCCGGCCCCGAGGGCCTCTCCCACCCCGTCGTCTCCCCCTTCTCGGGCTACCGGACGAAGGACGGCCTAATCTTCGTCGCCATCTCGAACACCAACCGCTTCCGCGTCCTCTGCCAGGCCCTGGGCCGGGCGGACCTCGCGGACGACCCCCGCTTCCGCGAGAACAAGGACCGCGCCGCGAACGGCCCCGCCCTGCGCGAGATCCTCGAGGGCATCCTCCTCGCGCGCACCACCGCCGAGTGGGAGGACTTCCTCATCCCGCGCGGCGTCCCCGTCAACGCCATCAACGACGTAGCCCAGGCGAAGGAGCGCTTCCCGGAGGCCTTCGCCGAGGTCCATCACCCCGCGGCCGGGCCCGCGCTCCTGCCCGCCTCCCCCCTCGCCTTCGGGGGTGAGCTGCCCGACTTCTCCCGCCCCGCCCCCCGCCTGGGCGAGCACACGGAGGAGGTCCTCGCCCTGCTGGGCTACTCGCCCGCCGAGATCGCCCGGATGCGGGAGGAAGGGGCCGTCTGA